One window of the Cryptomeria japonica chromosome 7, Sugi_1.0, whole genome shotgun sequence genome contains the following:
- the LOC131857074 gene encoding uncharacterized protein LOC131857074, which produces MEPTKFPMWKRDKGIMPCIVRVFLFAAVCALLLLVWVAVKPLSLCNNGKESLHGVHIMEEPITDGKATGNIEKLNCIRCPQAAPVVANKVEGVQHPFFISLADLGSPEKPNRNFLRMLKGKPFRKPDISHTIQEVLGNLETSGFHSRKGIVVDVGANVGMAAFAATIMGYKVVAFEAVFENLQHLCDGMYLNRAGDMVTFYHAAVSDVPGNLTMHKVVGRLDNSAVSATGAKLAFKSNELIPVSVRSITLDTVIHKSELVILLKIDVQGWEYHVLKGATSLLSRKPGDAPYIIYEDDERLLHERNTSSNEIKEFLASMGYNSCTKQGTDTHCKKKIS; this is translated from the coding sequence ATGGAGCCAACTAAATTTCCTATGTGGAAGAGGGACAAAGGGATTATGCCATGCATTGTGCGTGTATTTCTATTTGCAGCTGTATGTGCGTTACTATTGCTTGTTTGGGTGGCTGTAAAGCCCCTTTCACTTTGCAATAATGGGAAAGAATCCTTGCATGGTGTGCATATAATGGAAGAACCTATTACCGATGGTAAAGCCACAGGAAATATTGAAAAGCTCAATTGTATAAGATGCCCCCAAGCTGCTCCTGTAGTTGCGAACAAGGTTGAGGGTGTTCAACATCCTTTTTTCATCTCACTTGCTGACCTGGGTTCACCAGAAAAGCCAAATAGGAATTTCCTCAGGATGCTTAAGGGAAAGCCTTTTCGTAAGCCAGACATATCTCATACCATTCAGGAAGTGCTTGGAAATCTAGAGACAAGTGGATTTCATTCAAGAAAAGGAATTGTTGTTGATGTTGGTGCAAATGTGGGAATGGCAGCATTTGCAGCTACAATAATGGGTTACAAGGTAGTGGCTTTTGAGGCTGTCTTTGAGAACTTGCAGCATCTTTGTGATGGAATGTACCTGAATCGAGCAGGTGATATGGTGACTTTCTACCATGCAGCTGTGTCAGATGTGCCAGGCAACCTAACTATGCATAAGGTGGTCGGACGACTTGACAACAGTGCAGTTTCTGCAACTGGTGCAAAGTTGGCATTCAAGTCCAATGAACTCATACCAGTTAGTGTAAGATCCATAACCCTAGATACAGTGATTCATAAGTCTGAGCTAGTAATTCTACTCAAGATTGATGTGCAAGGTTGGGAATACCATGTTCTGAAAGGTGCAACCTCCTTATTGTCAAGAAAGCCTGGTGATGCTCCCTACATTATATATGAAGATGATGAGAGACTGTTGCATGAGAGAAACACAAGCAGTAACGAAATCAAAGAATTTTTAGCCAGCATGGGTTATAATTCTTGTACAAAACAGGGTACAGATACACATTGTAAAAAGAAAATAAGCTAG
- the LOC131857113 gene encoding uncharacterized protein LOC131857113 has protein sequence MPFIVHVFLFAAVCALLLLVWVAVKPLSLCNNGKESLYGVHIMEEPITDGKATGNIEKLNCIRCPQAAPVVANKVEGVQHPFFISLADLGSPEKPNRNFLRMLKGKPFRKPDISHTIQEVLGNLETSGFHSRKGIVVDVGANVGMAAFVATAMGYKVVAFEAVFENLQRLCDGMYLNRAGDMVTFYHAAVSDVPGNLTMHKVVGRLDNSVVSATGAKLAFKSNELIPVSVRSITLDTVIHQSELVILLKIDVQGWEYHVLKGATSLLSRKPGDAPYIIYEDDERLLHESNTSSNDIKEFLASMGYNSCTKQGTDTHCKKKIS, from the coding sequence ATGCCATTCATTGTGCATGTATTTCTATTTGCAGCTGTATGTGCGTTACTATTGCTTGTTTGGGTGGCTGTAAAGCCCCTTTCACTTTGCAATAATGGGAAAGAATCCTTGTATGGTGTGCATATAATGGAAGAACCTATTACCGATGGTAAAGCCACAGGAAATATTGAAAAGCTCAATTGTATAAGATGCCCACAAGCTGCTCCTGTAGTTGCGAACAAGGTTGAGGGTGTTCAGCATCCTTTTTTCATCTCACTTGCTGACCTGGGTTCACCAGAAAAGCCAAATAGGAATTTCCTCAGGATGCTTAAGGGAAAGCCTTTTCGTAAGCCAGACATATCTCATACCATTCAGGAAGTGCTTGGAAATCTAGAGACAAGTGGATTTCATTCAAGAAAAGGAATTGTTGTTGATGTTGGTGCAAATGTGGGAATGGCAGCATTTGTAGCTACAGCAATGGGTTACAAGGTAGTGGCTTTTGAGGCTGTCTTTGAGAACTTGCAGCGTCTTTGTGATGGAATGTACCTGAATCGAGCAGGTGATATGGTGACTTTCTACCATGCAGCTGTGTCAGATGTGCCAGGAAACCTAACTATGCATAAGGTGGTCGGACGACTTGACAACAGTGTAGTTTCTGCAACTGGTGCAAAGTTGGCATTCAAGTCCAATGAACTCATACCAGTTAGTGTAAGATCCATAACCCTAGATACAGTGATTCATCAGTCTGAGCTAGTAATTCTACTCAAGATTGATGTGCAAGGTTGGGAATACCATGTTCTGAAAGGTGCAACCTCATTATTGTCAAGAAAGCCTGGTGATGCTCCCTACATTATATATGAAGATGATGAGAGACTACTGCATGAGAGCAACACAAGCAGTAATGACATCAAAGAATTTTTAGCCAGCATGGGTTATAATTCTTGTACAAAACAGGGTACAGATACACATTGTAAAAAGAAAATAAGCTAG